Proteins found in one Triticum aestivum cultivar Chinese Spring chromosome 4D, IWGSC CS RefSeq v2.1, whole genome shotgun sequence genomic segment:
- the LOC123096099 gene encoding receptor protein kinase-like protein ZAR1, with amino-acid sequence MRSMLHSSLGILLPALLLVLATSPPAAPLSPDGVALLAFKSAVTDDPTSALSAWSANDTDPCRWPGVACVNTSSSEARVAGVAVAGKNLSGHLPPELGSLSLLRRLNLHGNRLSGAVPPALSNATSLRSVFLYDNNLTGAFPASLCDLPRLQNLDLSKNALAGPLPPALGRCRQLQRLLLANNGFSGRIPAAALPHMESLQLLDLSSNSLTGAIPPELGKLQALAGTLNVSRNRLSGAVPPELGRLPATVTLDLRFNNLSGEIPQSGSLASQGPTAFLNNPGLCGFPLQVPCRAAPPSASSSTPPPTTTGSGGSAGGPSQPMKTSLIVLISVADAAGVALIGVIVVYIYWKLRDRRGDSDGDDEEEEGRGLFACPCMRANTCGDSLEGSDAGGDEKKRGGGGGGGGGEDGELVAIDKGFRMELDELLRSSAYVLGKGGKGIVYKVVVGNGTTPVAVRRLGGGTAAPERYKEFAAEAGAVGRVRHANVVRLRAYYWSPDEKLVVTDFINNGNLASALRGRSGQPSLSWSLRLRIAKGAARGLAHLHECSPRRYVHGEVKPSNILLDADYNALVSDFGLARLLTIAGCADSAGAGAGGIMGCALPYVKPPVPDRPNAYRAPEARVPGSPPSQKSDVYSFGVLLLELLTGRSPEQASPSGSSASFSGPGAGAAEGQQAPEIVRWVRQGFEDARPLSELADEAMLRDAGARKEVVAAFHVALGCVEADLERRPRMKAVADSLDKIGS; translated from the exons ATGAGGAGCATGCTGCACTCCTCATTGGGAATCCTCCTGCCGGCGCTGCTCCTGGTGCTGGCCACGTCGCCGCCGGCGGCGCCGCTGTCGCCGGACGGGGTCGCGCTGCTGGCCTTCAAGTCCGCGGTGACCGACGACCCGACGTCGGCGCTGTCCGCGTGGTCGGCCAACGACACGGACCCGTGCCGCTGGCCGGGGGTGGCCTGCgtcaacacctcctcctccgaggCGCGCGTGGCCGGCGTGGCCGTCGCGGGGAAGAACCTCTCCGGCCACCTCCCGCCCGAGCTCGGCTCGCTCTCCTTGCTCCGCCGGCTCAACCTCCACGGCAAccggctctccggcgccgtcccgccGGCGCTCTCCAACGCCACGTCCCTGCGCTCCGTCTTCCTCTACGACAACAACCTCACCGGCGCCTTCCCGGCCTCGCTCTGCGACCTCCCGCGCCTGCAGAACCTCGACCTCTCCAAGAACGCGCTCGCCGGCCCGCTCCCGCCGGCGCTCGGGCGCTGCaggcagctgcagcggctgctcCTTGCAAACAATGGGTTCTCCGGTCGCATACCGGCCGCCGCCTTGCCGCACATGGAGAGCCTGCAGCTGCTCGACCTGTCGTCCAACTCCCTCACGGGCGCCATCCCGCCTGAGCTCGGCAAGCTCCAGGCGCTGGCCGGCACGCTGAACGTCTCCCGCAACCGCCTCTCCGGCGCGGTGCCGCCGGAGCTAGGACGTCTCCCGGCGACCGTCACCCTCGACCTCCGCTTCAACAacctctccggcgagatcccgcaGTCCGGGTCCCTCGCCAGCCAGGGCCCCACGGCCTTCCTCAACAACCCCGGGCTCTGCGGCTTCCCGCTCCAGGTCCCCTGCCGCGCGGCCCCGCCGTCGGCATCGTCCTCCACGCCGCCTCCGACCACCACTGGCTCCGGCGGCAGCGCCGGCGGCCCTAGCCAGCCGATGAAGACCAGCCTCATCGTGCTCATCTCAGTCGCCGACGCGGCCGGCGTGGCCCTCATCGGAGTCATCGTGGTGTACATATACTGGAAGCTGCGCGACCGGCGCGGGGACAGCGAcggcgacgatgaggaggaggaggggcgaggGCTCTTCGCCTGCCCGTGCATGCGCGCAAACACCTGCGGCGACTCGTTGGAAGGGTCGGACGCCGGGGGCGACGAGAAGAaacgcggcggcgggggcggaggcggaggcggcgaggaCGGGGAGCTGGTGGCGATCGACAAGGGGTTCCGGATGGAGCTGGACGAGCTGCTGCGGTCGTCGGCGTACGTGCTGGGGAAGGGCGGGAAGGGGATAGTGTACAAGGTGGTGGTGGGCAACGGGACGACGCCGGTGGCCGTGCGGCGGCTGGGCGGCGGCACCGCGGCGCCGGAGCGGTACAAGGAGTTCGCGGCGGAGGCCGGCGCCGTCGGGCGCGTGCGGCACGCCAACGTGGTGCGGCTGCGCGCCTACTACTGGTCGCCCGACGAGAAGCTCGTCGTCACCGACTTCATCAACAACGGCAACCTCGCCTCCGCCCTGCGCG GGCGCTCCGGGCAGCCGAGCCTGTCGTGGTCGCTGCGGCTCCGCATCGCCAAGGGCGCGGCGCGCGGGCTGGCGCACCTCCACGAGTGCAGCCCCCGGCGGTACGTCCACGGCGAGGTCAAGCCTTCCAACATCCTCCTCGACGCCGACTACAACGCCCTCGTCTCCGACTTCGGCCTCGCCCGCCTCCTCACCATCGCCGGATGCGCCGACTCtgcgggcgccggcgccggcggcataATGGGCTGCGCTCTCCCGTACGTCAAGCCCCCCGTGCCGGACCGGCCCAACGCGTACCGCGCCCCGGAGGCTCGCGTGCCCGGCTCCCCCCCGAGCCAGAAGTCCGACGTCTACTCCTTCGGCGTCCTGCTGCTGGAGCTGCTCACCGGGCGCTCGCCCGAGCAGGCGTCGCCCTCCGGCTCCTCGGCGTCCTTCTCGGGGCCTGGCGCTGGCGCCGCCGAGGGGCAGCAGGCGCCGGAGATCGTGAGGTGGGTGCGGCAGGGGTTCGAGGATGCGCGGCCGCTGTCGGAGCTGGCCGACGAAGCGATGCTGCGGGACGCCGGCGCGCGCAAGGAGGTGGTGGCCGCGTTCCACGTCGCGCTTGGGTGCGTCGAGGCCGACCTGGAGCGGCGGCCGCGGATGAAGGCCGTTGCCGACAGCCTCGACAAGATTGGGTCGTGA